One Rhodoluna sp. KAS3 DNA window includes the following coding sequences:
- the trpB gene encoding tryptophan synthase subunit beta, with product MSQLRDQVGPYFGEFGGRFVPESLIAALDELEATYQTAKADPTFAAELAELHRTYTGRPSIITEAKRFAQHAEGDVRIFLKREDLNHTGSHKINNVLGQALLTKRMGKTRIIAETGAGQHGVASATAAALFGLECVVYMGEVDTERQALNVARMELLGATVVPVKTGSRTLKDAINEALRDWVANVDNTHYLLGTVAGPHPFPTMVRDFHSVIGNEARQQMLDEYGFLPTALAACVGGGSNAIGLFHAFLDDPEVEMFGFEAAGDGMDTPRHAATLNYGRPGVLHGARSYMLQDEDGQTMESHSISAGLDYPGVGPEHAWLKDLGRAQYWGISDREAMDALRLLSRTEGIIPAIETSHALAGALKLGAVLPAGSSILVNLSGRGDKDMVTAAKYFGLLDGDINV from the coding sequence ATGTCGCAACTTAGAGATCAGGTCGGCCCATACTTCGGAGAGTTCGGCGGGCGCTTTGTGCCCGAATCTCTCATCGCAGCCTTGGATGAGCTGGAAGCGACTTACCAGACGGCCAAAGCCGACCCAACTTTTGCTGCTGAGCTTGCTGAGTTGCACCGAACCTACACCGGCCGGCCTTCGATCATTACCGAGGCAAAGCGCTTTGCCCAACATGCCGAAGGCGATGTTCGAATCTTTCTGAAGCGTGAAGACCTAAACCACACTGGTTCGCACAAAATCAATAACGTGCTGGGCCAGGCGCTGCTAACCAAGCGCATGGGCAAGACGCGAATTATTGCCGAGACGGGCGCTGGCCAGCACGGTGTGGCCAGTGCTACCGCTGCGGCACTGTTTGGGCTCGAGTGTGTCGTGTACATGGGCGAGGTAGACACCGAGCGTCAGGCTTTGAACGTGGCCCGCATGGAGTTGCTCGGAGCTACCGTTGTTCCGGTTAAGACCGGCAGCCGCACGCTAAAAGATGCGATCAACGAGGCTCTTCGTGACTGGGTAGCCAATGTTGATAACACCCACTATTTGCTGGGAACTGTCGCCGGACCACACCCTTTCCCAACCATGGTGCGCGACTTTCACTCGGTGATTGGCAACGAGGCACGCCAGCAAATGCTCGACGAGTACGGCTTTTTGCCAACCGCCCTGGCGGCTTGCGTCGGTGGCGGTTCCAACGCGATTGGCCTTTTCCACGCTTTCTTGGACGACCCAGAGGTTGAAATGTTTGGCTTCGAGGCAGCTGGTGATGGCATGGATACACCTCGCCACGCGGCAACACTGAATTACGGACGCCCAGGAGTCCTTCACGGTGCACGAAGCTACATGCTCCAGGATGAAGATGGTCAAACCATGGAAAGCCACTCGATTTCTGCCGGACTTGATTATCCGGGCGTAGGTCCTGAACACGCTTGGCTAAAAGACTTGGGCCGCGCTCAGTACTGGGGCATCAGCGACCGTGAGGCGATGGATGCCCTGCGACTACTTAGTCGCACCGAAGGAATCATTCCAGCAATTGAAACCTCACATGCCCTTGCCGGAGCACTCAAGTTGGGTGCCGTATTGCCTGCCGGTTCGTCCATTTTGGTCAACCTGAGTGGTCGCGGTGACAAAGACATGGTGACCGCTGCAAAGTACTTCGGTCTACTTGATGGAGATATCAATGTCTAA
- the trpC gene encoding indole-3-glycerol phosphate synthase TrpC codes for MLESLFAGSLEDSERRREAASYSQVEAAALGNQPALDALEFLAPSDQIKVLAEVKRASPSRGQMAEIPDPAHLAEIYATNGASAISVLTEERKFKGSLDDLRAVRSRVSVPLLRKDFTSNEYQILEARAAGADIILLIVAGLAQKDLARLQKFTLELGMTPFVETHDREELERALELDAKLVGVNARDLSTFETDSNLFGSLVELFPAGVIKVAESAVRNADDVAHYRSAGADVVLVGEALVTNDPAKMLQSFLLAGKS; via the coding sequence GTGCTTGAGTCACTCTTCGCTGGCTCGCTAGAGGACTCGGAAAGACGCCGCGAGGCAGCCTCGTATTCGCAGGTTGAAGCCGCTGCACTCGGCAACCAGCCAGCTCTTGACGCTTTGGAGTTCTTGGCTCCATCAGATCAGATCAAAGTATTGGCTGAGGTCAAGCGGGCATCGCCCTCGCGTGGTCAAATGGCTGAAATTCCAGATCCAGCGCACCTCGCGGAAATCTATGCCACGAATGGTGCCAGCGCGATCAGTGTGCTTACCGAGGAACGTAAATTCAAGGGCTCACTCGATGATTTGCGCGCGGTCCGTTCGCGAGTGTCTGTTCCGCTTTTGCGCAAGGACTTCACTTCGAACGAGTATCAAATCCTGGAGGCACGAGCCGCCGGTGCAGACATAATTCTTCTGATCGTGGCGGGATTGGCCCAAAAAGACCTGGCCAGACTGCAAAAATTCACACTCGAACTAGGCATGACGCCATTTGTCGAAACTCACGACCGCGAAGAGCTAGAACGAGCTCTAGAACTTGATGCCAAGCTCGTTGGCGTAAATGCGCGCGACCTATCAACCTTTGAAACCGACAGTAACCTATTCGGTTCGCTGGTTGAGCTGTTTCCGGCTGGTGTTATCAAGGTTGCCGAGTCTGCAGTTAGAAACGCTGATGACGTTGCTCACTATCGTTCGGCAGGAGCCGATGTCGTTTTGGTGGGCGAGGCACTAGTCACCAACGATCCAGCCAAAATGCTTCAATCATTCCTGCTTGCAGGCAAGTCGTAG
- a CDS encoding DUF6704 family protein: MSDNTHEQGHGDSVASWTAVTIIMIAFTIGTFAFWFDQPAIVIASGVLAVAGIPVGMILKKMGYGVGGSKSKSKH, translated from the coding sequence ATGTCAGACAACACTCACGAGCAGGGTCACGGCGATTCAGTAGCATCGTGGACCGCGGTAACCATCATCATGATCGCGTTCACCATTGGCACGTTCGCCTTCTGGTTTGACCAGCCTGCAATCGTGATTGCGTCTGGTGTGCTTGCTGTTGCTGGTATTCCAGTCGGCATGATTTTGAAAAAAATGGGCTACGGAGTCGGTGGCTCTAAGTCCAAGAGCAAGCACTAG
- a CDS encoding Trp biosynthesis-associated membrane protein has translation MKLSKGRAFGLWAIGLVLTVVAVNQVWFTLEMQPEDTTVVIQSFSGANTYGYISPTLLLIASQSAFFFFVGPRARFWIGALSILTTLGFAVALLLEILQQNISSLASAVEAATGIAAQHGIKGVTVVTEIGGYLTLGALALTLVIQSVTLSASRIWPKKVARTERKAVAIQEPEDTISLWDSQR, from the coding sequence TTGAAGCTCAGCAAGGGACGAGCCTTTGGCCTTTGGGCTATTGGATTGGTTCTAACCGTTGTCGCGGTGAATCAAGTCTGGTTCACCCTAGAGATGCAGCCTGAAGACACCACGGTGGTAATTCAGTCTTTCTCGGGTGCAAACACATACGGATACATCAGCCCAACCCTGCTTCTTATAGCCAGCCAAAGCGCCTTTTTCTTTTTTGTTGGTCCTCGTGCCCGATTCTGGATCGGCGCACTCAGTATTCTGACCACCCTTGGTTTTGCTGTTGCGCTATTGCTCGAAATTCTCCAGCAGAACATTTCTTCACTCGCCTCGGCTGTTGAGGCAGCCACAGGGATTGCGGCGCAGCATGGAATCAAGGGTGTCACCGTGGTCACCGAAATTGGTGGCTATCTGACCTTGGGAGCCTTGGCACTCACTTTGGTAATCCAATCTGTGACCCTCAGCGCATCAAGAATTTGGCCAAAGAAAGTTGCCAGGACAGAACGTAAAGCAGTTGCGATCCAAGAGCCAGAAGACACGATTTCACTCTGGGACTCGCAACGCTAG
- the trpE gene encoding anthranilate synthase component I gives MNSPLTLDQLEVLAQKHRVIPIIETLSVDDETPLSVFEKLAADKEGSFLLESAEQGIWSRFSFIGVNNRGSLVKNSDGGVHWISPDNQSPLPNASDSLPETALDALEKLQAAWTSEPIGDLPPLTSGLVGVMAWDLIREIEKLAPAPQKDYPSPTLAMAMFRDLVIIDHDQLSIQLVSNIFVTDQADLAQLHDDALTHIGAMKADLGKAASHSETLFDLESKDSAKARITKQEFLDAVEKSKHYVRIGDVFQVVISQRFDYPCTASPLDVYRVLRELNPSPYMYLLNFADEDGPYAVVGSSPEALVKVQHGRAITHPIAGSRPRGETEGEDVSLEESLVADHKEKAEHLMLVDLARNDLLKVCKPESVTVTEFMQVHRFSHIMHLVSTVEGEVREGQSPVDVFRATFPAGTLSGAPKPRALEIIDELEHGNRGIYGGVVGYLDFAGNADLAIAIRTAFLRDGMAHVQAGAGLVLDSVPETEYQETISKAGAPLRAVIAANSMVQR, from the coding sequence ATGAACTCGCCACTGACCCTTGATCAGTTAGAAGTATTGGCTCAAAAACACCGGGTCATTCCAATTATCGAAACCCTTTCGGTCGACGACGAGACTCCACTTTCAGTCTTTGAGAAGTTGGCTGCCGACAAAGAGGGCAGCTTCCTACTCGAGTCTGCCGAACAGGGCATCTGGTCGCGATTTAGCTTTATCGGTGTGAACAATCGGGGGAGCCTCGTCAAAAACTCTGACGGCGGAGTGCACTGGATCTCACCTGATAACCAAAGCCCCCTTCCAAACGCCAGTGACTCACTCCCTGAGACAGCTCTGGATGCGCTAGAAAAACTGCAGGCCGCTTGGACATCCGAACCAATCGGTGACCTACCGCCACTGACCTCAGGTCTGGTCGGCGTAATGGCTTGGGACCTAATTCGCGAGATAGAAAAACTCGCGCCGGCACCGCAAAAGGACTATCCAAGTCCGACATTGGCGATGGCCATGTTCCGCGACCTCGTAATCATTGATCACGACCAACTTTCAATTCAGTTGGTATCGAACATTTTTGTGACTGACCAGGCTGACCTAGCGCAACTTCACGACGATGCACTGACCCACATCGGTGCAATGAAGGCTGACCTTGGCAAGGCTGCCAGCCACTCTGAAACCCTGTTTGATCTTGAATCTAAAGACTCTGCCAAAGCACGAATTACCAAGCAGGAGTTTCTCGATGCGGTTGAGAAATCGAAGCATTATGTCCGCATCGGTGATGTCTTTCAGGTAGTTATTTCTCAGAGATTCGACTACCCGTGCACCGCCTCACCGCTGGACGTTTATCGGGTACTGCGGGAGCTAAACCCAAGCCCGTACATGTACCTGCTCAACTTTGCTGACGAGGACGGACCCTATGCGGTCGTAGGTTCATCACCTGAGGCTTTGGTCAAAGTTCAGCATGGTCGGGCTATTACCCACCCAATTGCTGGTTCACGCCCAAGGGGCGAAACCGAGGGTGAAGATGTTTCACTCGAAGAGAGTTTGGTAGCCGACCACAAGGAAAAGGCCGAGCACCTGATGCTGGTTGACCTGGCCAGAAATGACCTCCTTAAGGTTTGCAAACCAGAATCAGTGACCGTGACCGAGTTCATGCAGGTACACCGATTCAGCCACATCATGCATTTGGTATCCACAGTTGAGGGCGAAGTTAGAGAAGGCCAATCCCCAGTGGATGTCTTCAGGGCAACTTTCCCGGCCGGAACTCTATCTGGTGCTCCTAAACCACGAGCGCTAGAAATTATCGATGAGTTGGAACACGGCAACCGTGGAATTTACGGTGGTGTGGTGGGCTATTTGGACTTTGCCGGTAACGCCGACCTAGCTATCGCCATTAGAACTGCGTTCTTGCGTGACGGAATGGCTCATGTTCAGGCTGGTGCCGGTTTAGTTTTGGACTCGGTACCAGAAACCGAGTACCAAGAGACGATCAGCAAGGCCGGGGCACCACTTCGCGCGGTAATCGCCGCCAACAGCATGGTGCAGCGTTGA
- the hisG gene encoding ATP phosphoribosyltransferase, which produces MLRVAVPNKGILSESAILMLKEAGYTVRRDPKDLHVVDTAHGIEFFYLRPRDIATYVGSGSLDVGFTGLDLLLDSRSKAESVADLGFGGSTFRFAGPVGQFSTIQDLAGKRVATAYPHLVEDFLKEQGIEVQLVQLDGAVEVAVRLGVADAVADVVSTGNTLRQAGLEIFGPVILESSAHLIVAPGRASEHQQLLRRMQGVLVAREYVIFDYDCPTELVEKASQITPGIESPTVSPLRDSDWVAVRALVKSTEINAKMDELYELGARAILVSAIHAARI; this is translated from the coding sequence GTGCTTAGAGTTGCCGTCCCGAATAAGGGCATCCTTTCCGAATCAGCCATTCTTATGCTCAAAGAAGCCGGCTACACAGTACGTCGTGACCCAAAAGACCTACACGTGGTCGACACTGCTCACGGCATTGAATTTTTCTACCTACGTCCACGCGACATCGCAACCTATGTGGGCTCGGGTTCGCTTGATGTTGGGTTTACTGGGCTCGACCTACTCCTAGACAGCCGCTCCAAGGCAGAGTCTGTAGCTGACCTCGGCTTCGGCGGTTCTACTTTCCGCTTTGCCGGACCAGTTGGCCAGTTCAGCACCATTCAAGACCTAGCTGGCAAGAGGGTTGCTACCGCGTACCCTCACCTGGTCGAGGACTTCCTCAAAGAGCAGGGCATTGAGGTGCAACTGGTTCAGTTAGATGGTGCCGTTGAGGTTGCAGTGCGTCTTGGCGTAGCCGATGCGGTTGCCGATGTGGTTTCGACTGGCAACACCTTGCGTCAGGCCGGCCTCGAAATTTTTGGCCCGGTCATTCTAGAGAGCTCGGCCCACCTAATCGTGGCTCCTGGTCGTGCTTCAGAGCACCAGCAGCTTTTGCGTCGCATGCAGGGCGTCCTAGTAGCCCGTGAGTACGTGATCTTTGATTACGACTGCCCAACTGAATTGGTTGAAAAGGCATCGCAAATTACTCCTGGAATTGAATCTCCAACGGTTTCGCCGCTTCGCGACTCTGATTGGGTGGCTGTGCGTGCACTGGTCAAGTCAACCGAGATAAACGCCAAGATGGATGAACTTTACGAACTCGGCGCTCGAGCTATTTTGGTTAGTGCCATTCACGCCGCGAGAATCTAA
- a CDS encoding phosphoribosyl-ATP diphosphatase yields the protein MKSFEQLFAEIGDKAAARPSGSETVKWLDAGVHTIGKKVVEEAAEVWMAAEYEGNERTAEEISQLIYHLQVLMTAKGITIQDLEKNF from the coding sequence ATGAAGTCCTTCGAACAACTTTTTGCTGAAATTGGTGACAAAGCCGCAGCGCGCCCATCCGGTTCTGAGACCGTAAAGTGGCTCGACGCTGGCGTGCACACCATCGGCAAAAAGGTTGTTGAAGAGGCAGCCGAGGTGTGGATGGCTGCCGAATACGAGGGCAACGAGCGCACCGCTGAAGAGATCTCTCAACTCATCTACCATCTGCAGGTGTTGATGACCGCCAAGGGCATCACCATCCAGGACCTCGAAAAAAACTTTTAG
- the rpe gene encoding ribulose-phosphate 3-epimerase, which yields MSARINPSILSADFVNFERDFNSISNADLIHVDVMDNHFVPNLTFGLPMVARMQQITPKPLDIHLMIESPDRWAPGYAEAGAFSVTFHAEAAESPVKLARTLRSIGARAGLAIKPGTAIDSYLEVLAEFDQILVMTVEPGFGGQSLIEDTLSKVAAVRRKVDAEKLDVWLQVDGGIDETNIERVANLGADTFVAGSAVFKAEDRQAQIDNLRSLAASGIAHRH from the coding sequence ATGTCGGCTCGCATCAATCCAAGCATTCTGTCTGCAGATTTCGTGAACTTCGAACGCGATTTCAACTCCATTTCCAACGCAGACCTTATCCACGTGGATGTGATGGACAATCACTTCGTGCCTAACCTAACTTTTGGTCTGCCTATGGTCGCCAGAATGCAGCAAATCACACCGAAACCGCTTGATATTCACCTAATGATTGAATCGCCAGACCGGTGGGCACCAGGTTATGCCGAGGCCGGCGCATTTTCAGTAACTTTTCACGCTGAGGCAGCCGAAAGCCCGGTCAAATTGGCCAGAACCCTGCGGAGCATTGGTGCCCGAGCTGGTTTGGCGATTAAACCGGGAACCGCAATCGATTCCTACCTTGAGGTGCTAGCCGAATTCGACCAAATCCTAGTAATGACAGTTGAACCCGGATTTGGCGGGCAATCACTCATCGAAGACACTCTCAGCAAGGTGGCTGCCGTCCGCCGCAAGGTTGACGCCGAGAAGCTGGACGTTTGGCTACAGGTAGACGGTGGAATCGATGAGACCAACATTGAGCGCGTTGCAAACCTTGGTGCCGATACCTTTGTTGCTGGTTCCGCAGTGTTCAAAGCTGAGGATCGCCAGGCTCAGATTGATAATCTCCGGTCGTTAGCAGCCAGTGGGATTGCTCACCGCCACTAA
- a CDS encoding transcription antitermination factor NusB, whose product MAKNERSISAREVAIDLLMAVEKDDAYANLLLPKLLEKARLDSRDTAFAQELAFGTLRWQLFYDRVVEECAQRYSDEIDISALVFLRLGAHQILGMRVPSHAALSETVELAKHYLSRGAVGFVNGVLRRVSERTRDEWLQVVLNGLDNPHERLAVEFSHPIWVVRALEQALKLDNRGTELKDLLFADNIAPLVSLVGLPGIATKRDFEDLPIGPASPIGAQLDGGDPNNLVAFREGRIRVQDQGSQLAALALVEATDAAENETWLDMCAGPGGKAALLAAEAKLAGATLVCNEVAPHRAKLVSQALSLVDPRLKVTVADGRLIGSTTPEKYDRILLDAPCTGLGALRRRPESRWRKQQADVAELTKLQEELLASAWAALKPGGVLAYVTCSPHLAETNAIADWAQKKLGAKLIDTNEVLHKINPDLHLNSNRKTAQLWPHIHSTDAMFIALMQK is encoded by the coding sequence ATGGCTAAAAACGAACGAAGTATCAGTGCGCGTGAAGTGGCTATTGATTTGCTCATGGCGGTTGAAAAAGATGATGCCTATGCAAACCTCCTGCTTCCAAAGTTGCTTGAGAAGGCGCGGCTGGATTCAAGAGACACCGCTTTTGCCCAGGAACTTGCCTTTGGAACTCTCCGGTGGCAGCTTTTCTACGATCGCGTAGTTGAGGAATGTGCTCAGCGCTACAGCGACGAAATTGACATCTCGGCTTTGGTATTTCTTCGACTGGGAGCACACCAAATCCTCGGGATGCGCGTACCATCTCACGCGGCACTCAGTGAGACAGTTGAGCTTGCCAAGCACTACTTGAGTCGGGGAGCGGTCGGCTTTGTGAATGGCGTCCTGCGAAGGGTCTCGGAACGAACCCGCGATGAATGGCTGCAGGTGGTTTTGAATGGCCTAGATAACCCGCACGAGCGTCTGGCCGTCGAATTCAGTCACCCTATCTGGGTGGTTCGAGCTCTTGAGCAGGCGCTGAAACTCGACAACCGCGGCACCGAACTTAAAGATTTGCTTTTCGCAGACAATATCGCGCCTTTGGTCAGCCTGGTTGGCCTGCCGGGAATAGCGACCAAACGCGACTTCGAAGACTTACCAATCGGACCGGCAAGCCCAATCGGTGCGCAGCTCGATGGTGGTGACCCGAACAACTTGGTTGCTTTCCGCGAGGGTCGTATTCGCGTACAGGACCAAGGCTCACAGCTAGCCGCGTTGGCCTTAGTAGAAGCCACGGACGCAGCTGAAAATGAAACCTGGCTGGACATGTGTGCCGGACCGGGTGGAAAAGCCGCTTTGCTGGCGGCCGAAGCCAAGCTAGCGGGGGCCACACTTGTTTGCAACGAGGTTGCACCTCATCGCGCAAAATTAGTCAGTCAGGCCTTGAGCCTGGTTGACCCGCGCCTGAAAGTTACCGTTGCTGACGGCAGACTTATTGGAAGCACCACTCCCGAAAAATATGATCGAATCCTCCTTGATGCACCCTGCACCGGTCTGGGAGCCCTGCGCAGGCGTCCGGAATCACGCTGGAGAAAACAGCAGGCCGATGTAGCCGAGTTGACCAAACTGCAAGAAGAACTGCTAGCCAGCGCCTGGGCGGCACTAAAGCCTGGTGGTGTTCTTGCCTATGTGACTTGTTCACCTCACCTGGCCGAAACTAATGCGATTGCAGACTGGGCACAGAAAAAATTAGGTGCGAAGCTGATTGACACCAATGAGGTGCTTCACAAAATCAATCCGGACTTGCACCTGAATTCAAACCGAAAAACGGCTCAACTTTGGCCGCATATTCACAGCACCGATGCGATGTTTATCGCACTCATGCAGAAGTAG
- the fmt gene encoding methionyl-tRNA formyltransferase, translating to MGLKVLFAGTPLNAARTLSSLHENGVEIVGVLTRVDAPVGRKKVLTPSPVAQTAESLGLPIIKANRVDPSILEEIKSLGADLGVVVAFGAIFRTETLMALPKGWINLHYSLLPRWRGAAPVQHAILNDDATTGVSIFQLDEGMDTGPIHSIIPTEITPGETAGELLNRLTNLGISGLLEVIPRIAAGLAATTPQDETAVATLASKLNRELAHINWNESAHKIEHLVCAMNPEPMAWTTLDGESFRVITARALGAVDWAALEGTDFEAGSLVHSGNRVLVSCGHGSLLELKDVQPAGKQIMRASDWMRGIKSDQKVLFN from the coding sequence TTGGGTTTGAAAGTTTTGTTCGCGGGCACGCCGCTAAACGCTGCGCGGACGCTATCGTCGCTCCATGAAAACGGAGTTGAAATCGTTGGTGTCTTGACTCGCGTAGATGCACCCGTTGGCCGAAAAAAGGTCTTGACTCCTTCGCCGGTTGCCCAAACCGCAGAATCACTCGGATTGCCAATTATCAAGGCAAATCGAGTTGACCCTAGCATCCTTGAAGAAATCAAATCGCTTGGAGCAGACCTAGGCGTAGTTGTAGCCTTCGGGGCGATTTTCCGAACCGAGACTCTAATGGCATTGCCAAAGGGTTGGATAAACCTTCACTACAGCCTGCTACCACGGTGGCGAGGTGCGGCTCCAGTTCAGCACGCAATTTTGAACGACGATGCAACCACCGGAGTCTCGATATTCCAACTTGATGAGGGCATGGATACCGGCCCAATTCACAGCATCATTCCAACCGAGATTACCCCGGGTGAAACAGCTGGGGAGCTCTTGAATCGACTGACTAACCTCGGCATATCGGGGCTACTAGAGGTAATTCCGAGAATTGCCGCAGGTTTGGCAGCAACTACTCCTCAGGATGAGACGGCAGTAGCCACTCTGGCATCAAAGCTCAATCGAGAACTTGCGCATATCAATTGGAATGAATCGGCTCACAAAATTGAGCACCTAGTCTGTGCCATGAATCCAGAACCGATGGCATGGACCACCCTTGATGGCGAGTCTTTTAGGGTAATCACCGCGCGGGCGTTAGGTGCAGTTGACTGGGCAGCCCTCGAGGGCACTGATTTCGAAGCAGGGTCGCTGGTCCACAGCGGTAATCGTGTTTTGGTGAGTTGTGGCCACGGCTCCTTGCTAGAACTCAAAGATGTACAGCCTGCGGGCAAACAGATCATGCGCGCTTCTGATTGGATGCGCGGAATTAAGTCCGATCAGAAAGTTCTCTTCAATTAA